One Betaproteobacteria bacterium genomic window, AACTCGGTGCGTTCAGCGCGCGCGACAACGCCGAAGGATTTCTGCTCCGCGTCAAGGATCAGGCAGGGGACACGCTGGGGGCCGTCGATGTCTTCCTCCTGAATGGTCTCTACCGCGTTCAGTCGGGGCCCTATGCAAGTGATCCGGAGGCGCGTGCGGCAGCGGCGAGACTGGCCGAGCGCCTCGGCATCAAGGTGGTCGTGACGGCGCGTTGATAGCTACCGGGAACCGATCGTGACCGAACATGCCTTCGACCACGTCGTCCGCACCGACACCGGCAGCAAGGTCGGCACCGTTCGGGGGCTGCCAGGCGGGAACACGACGCGCGTGGAATGGCGTGATGCTTCAGGCGGTCTACTGCTCGTCGCCCTCATCGACGGACCGGGGGCCACCCGCGTGCTCGATGCTGCAGGACAGGACGTAGCCTGCAACGATCCACGCGGGAGCGATGCCGTCCAACCGGCGATTCGGGTGATCGGAACGAGCGTCGTGGTGAGATCGTGCGAAGTGGCCGGACACCCGGCCTGGATCATCGACGACTACGGCAACCGGGAACGCCACTTCGTTTTTGGATGCACGTCGGAGCTTTTCCTGCA contains:
- a CDS encoding LysM peptidoglycan-binding domain-containing protein — protein: MTEHAFDHVVRTDTGSKVGTVRGLPGGNTTRVEWRDASGGLLLVALIDGPGATRVLDAAGQDVACNDPRGSDAVQPAIRVIGTSVVVRSCEVAGHPAWIIDDYGNRERHFVFGCTSELFLHAHLDADGSITLAEKTRTHATLRTTVRRAGNGALVADQAVVQPGETLEQVARRCGTTADALRTIDPNLSDLPAAGTQVRLA